DNA sequence from the Armigeres subalbatus isolate Guangzhou_Male chromosome 1, GZ_Asu_2, whole genome shotgun sequence genome:
AGATTCGTCAGAGAATGTAACGACAACATGCTACCTGAGCAACGACCACGCTCCGAAAACAGTGTTACTGCTAACTGCAGTAGTTCTAGCGACCGACCGAGACAACCGAATCCATCAGTGCAGAGCCCTTCTGGACAGTGGATCCTAAGCAAACTTCATTACCGAAAACATGGCCAACACTCTTGGAATGGAAAAGCAGCGTGCTAATGTTCCCATATCTGGCATCAACAATGTCAGGAGTGTGGCACGAGACAAGGTGGAAGTTCATTTTCAATCCCGATGCAGTGATTTCCGTGCAGCAGTTGAATGCCTGGTGACCCCCAAGGTCACTGGAACAATCCCGACAACAAACATCGATGTCACTGATTGGGTAATCCCAGATGGTATTCAACTAGCCGATCCGTCGTTCTTCAAATCCAATAAAGTTGATATGCTGATTGGCGCAGAATTGTTCTTTGCACTGATGAAACCAGGACATATCACACTCGATGACGATCTTCCCGAGCTACGAAACTCGCACCTAGGATGGCTAGTAACTGGTGCTTACCGGACAACACGAAAAGAAGAAGCGATCCAGTATTCTCATGTTGCATCTCTCGATTCTGTCGAACAAATGATTCGCCAATTCTGGGAAATTGAAGAAGTTCCGAATACTGCCACTACTTCGACCGAAGAACAACGATGTGAAGACCATTTTACATCAACACACTTCCGAGACAACAGTGGACGATTTGTGGTTCGATTACCGCTCAAAGAGAACGCCAATCAGATGGACAGCTGCCGAAATCTAGCAATGCGACGCTTTTTCATGCTAGAAAATCGGCTACAGCGCAACCCCGAACTGAAAGCGCAATATGTGGACTTCATCCGAGAGTATCTGCAACTTGGTCATTGCCGAGAGGTAAATGTGATCGACAACATCAAGCCATATTATTTGCCACATCACGCGGTACTTCGTCCTGGAAGCTCGTCGACAAAATGTCGGGTTGTTTTCGACGCAAGCGCTAAATCTGCTCCAACGAATCTGTCGCTCAACGATGTGCTGCTGATAGGTCCAGTAGTTCAAAGCGACATCGTCTCCATCATGCTTCGCTTTCGACTACACCAGATTGTTTTCTCGGCGGACATTACCAAGATGTACCGTCAGATTAATGTGCACCCCGACGACACACACAAGCAGCGTATATATTGGAGGGAGAATCCGAACGATCCACTGAAAATTCTGGAGCTACTGACCGTCACTTACGGTACTGCTTCAGCGCCTTTCCAAGCCACTCGATGCCTGGTGCAGCtggccaacgaagaagaagcgACATTCCCGATAGCAGCAAATATCATCAAGTCTGACTGTTATGTTGACGACGTCTTATCAGAGACTGCTACGATCGACGATGCTATCGAAGCCCAACACCAGCTACAATTGATGTTGGATCGTGGTGGATTCCCAATTCACAAGTGGTGCTCTAATTCACCCGAGCTATTGTGCCTTGCAGCGAAGATTAGCAAAGATAGCGCTCCGCCAAGTTGGCGACAAAATAAAATCAAGATAGCGAAACTGTCATTCTAATGAATGTGTCAAACACAAAGCAATaacattagtttttttttcacattaaagaaatattttgttgaaaaatgtttcaaatcgcGACGCAGTTGAGAAAAGAAATATTTTCTAAACACGCATCAACGGATACTAAACATCATTGTATGTATGGATTTTACATCCTTGGATATTCACGGTTGGAACTAGCAAGAATCTACGGAAAACACCACAGCACGATCTCTAACTGGATTGATGAATACGAAGAGTATGGCTGTTTTATGGAACCTTCGAAGGCCAGTGCCCGAAAATTTGGTTCTAATGACATAGAATGGGTGAGAAATCTGTATCATAAGCAGCCTACACTGTATCTGGATGAAGCGCAGCAATTATATCGCGATGTATTCAAGCAGAACATTAGTACCGCAACTATTTGTCGAATCCTAAGGCATATCGGATTCACACGGAAAGTGTTGGAGAAACGGGCAATCCAAATTAGGCGTTCCGAGATAATAAAGTATCAAGTGGAGATGGAGTCCTTCCAGTGGGacatacacaatttggttttcaTCGATGAGGTTAGCTTCGACAACCGCGATTTGCAGAGGAACATGGGATACTCCCCAGTTGGAAAACCTCTAGTCCAGAGAGC
Encoded proteins:
- the LOC134206488 gene encoding uncharacterized protein LOC134206488, whose product is MANTLGMEKQRANVPISGINNVRSVARDKVEVHFQSRCSDFRAAVECLVTPKVTGTIPTTNIDVTDWVIPDGIQLADPSFFKSNKVDMLIGAELFFALMKPGHITLDDDLPELRNSHLGWLVTGAYRTTRKEEAIQYSHVASLDSVEQMIRQFWEIEEVPNTATTSTEEQRCEDHFTSTHFRDNSGRFVVRLPLKENANQMDSCRNLAMRRFFMLENRLQRNPELKAQYVDFIREYLQLGHCREVNVIDNIKPYYLPHHAVLRPGSSSTKCRVVFDASAKSAPTNLSLNDVLLIGPVVQSDIVSIMLRFRLHQIVFSADITKMYRQINVHPDDTHKQRIYWRENPNDPLKILELLTVTYGTASAPFQATRCLVQLANEEEATFPIAANIIKSDCYVDDVLSETATIDDAIEAQHQLQLMLDRGGFPIHKWCSNSPELLCLAAKISKDSAPPSWRQNKIKIAKLSF